One part of the Oscillatoria sp. FACHB-1406 genome encodes these proteins:
- a CDS encoding photosystem II reaction center protein J, translating to MFADGRIPLWVVATIAGLGVITVVGTFFYGAYAGLGSAM from the coding sequence ATGTTTGCAGATGGTCGAATTCCTTTATGGGTCGTTGCTACGATCGCTGGTTTGGGTGTAATTACCGTAGTTGGAACGTTTTTCTACGGTGCTTACGCGGGATTAGGTTCGGCGATGTAA
- a CDS encoding cation diffusion facilitator family transporter: MSDPHAHHHHHAHSHSHHNHSHAPANYNRAFIIGLVLNVGFVLIEFIFGVYANSIALIADAGHNLSDVLGLLLAWGASLLVTRKPSRSKTYGMRKSSIVAAFLNAVSLLVVTGGIAWEAIQRFLRPGEVQGDIIIGVAIVGIAINTITALMFLSGRDRDLNIRAAFLHMMADALVSVGVVIAGIGILLTRWLWLDPAFSLLISGLIIYNTWSLLQESFHLIVDGVPKNIDEREVRSYLVNCPGVERIHDLHIWAMSTTETALTAHLVMPEGHPGDSFLSQVGRALHDNFDIDHCTLQVEWGDPNYLCALEPEDCV; this comes from the coding sequence ATGTCCGACCCCCACGCCCATCATCACCATCACGCTCATTCTCATTCCCACCACAATCATTCCCACGCTCCTGCGAACTACAACCGCGCCTTTATAATCGGTTTAGTCCTCAACGTAGGGTTTGTCTTAATTGAATTTATTTTTGGGGTTTATGCCAACTCCATCGCCTTAATTGCCGATGCAGGGCATAACTTAAGCGATGTTTTGGGCTTATTATTAGCTTGGGGAGCGAGTCTGCTGGTTACAAGAAAACCCAGCCGCAGTAAAACTTACGGTATGCGTAAGTCTTCGATTGTCGCTGCTTTTTTGAATGCAGTTTCGCTACTCGTCGTTACGGGAGGAATTGCTTGGGAGGCGATACAGCGCTTTCTGCGTCCCGGCGAAGTACAAGGCGATATTATTATTGGAGTCGCGATCGTTGGAATTGCCATTAATACGATTACCGCTTTAATGTTTTTGTCGGGGCGCGATCGCGATCTTAATATTAGAGCGGCATTTTTGCATATGATGGCAGATGCTCTCGTTTCGGTCGGCGTTGTAATTGCAGGAATCGGTATTCTACTAACGCGCTGGTTGTGGCTCGACCCGGCTTTTAGCTTATTGATTAGCGGTTTAATTATCTACAACACTTGGTCGCTCCTACAAGAATCTTTTCATCTCATTGTCGATGGCGTACCGAAGAATATTGACGAGCGAGAAGTTCGGTCTTACCTCGTGAATTGCCCCGGCGTGGAACGAATTCATGACTTGCATATTTGGGCGATGAGTACGACCGAAACCGCGCTTACCGCTCATCTCGTAATGCCGGAGGGTCATCCCGGCGATAGTTTTTTATCTCAAGTGGGTCGGGCGTTGCACGATAATTTTGATATCGACCATTGCACGTTACAAGTGGAGTGGGGAGACCCGAATTATCTTTGCGCTTTGGAACCGGAGGATTGCGTTTGA
- the psbF gene encoding cytochrome b559 subunit beta: protein MATQTPVSYPIFTVRWLAVHTLAIPTVFFLGAIASMQFIQR, encoded by the coding sequence ATGGCAACACAAACCCCCGTTTCATACCCGATTTTTACGGTCAGATGGTTGGCCGTGCATACCTTGGCAATTCCCACGGTATTCTTTTTAGGCGCGATCGCCTCAATGCAGTTTATTCAAAGATAG
- a CDS encoding photosynthesis system II assembly factor Ycf48 — protein MNFLMKTLKQIFILVAIAFFCASCGSNLPDTSFNPWREIALPTESRLLDVAFTDNPQHGWLVGSKSTLFETNDGGNSWVERGLSLEENDLAMLSSISFSGQEGWIVGKPSILLHTTDGGATWSRIRLSAKLPGAPYSILALGSNSAEMTTDVGAIYKTEDGAKTWQALVQGAVGVVRNLSRSSEGGYVAVSSRGNFYSTWEPGQLTWTPHQRNSSRRLQNMGFTPDGRQWLVARGGLLQFTTPDNLETWDEAKYPEPGSSWGLLDVAYRTPEEIWASGGSGNLLVSLDGGTTWQKDQAVESVPSNLYKIVFINPQKGFILGDRGYLLEYDPQVGAQAASASAANKTSS, from the coding sequence ATGAATTTTTTAATGAAAACGCTGAAACAAATCTTCATATTGGTCGCGATCGCGTTTTTCTGCGCCAGTTGCGGCAGCAACTTGCCCGACACCAGTTTTAATCCCTGGCGGGAAATCGCCCTTCCTACCGAGTCCCGACTGCTCGATGTTGCCTTTACCGACAATCCGCAGCACGGTTGGTTAGTCGGTAGCAAATCCACCCTATTTGAAACCAACGATGGCGGTAACAGTTGGGTCGAGCGAGGATTGAGTCTGGAAGAAAACGACCTCGCGATGCTCTCCTCGATCAGTTTTTCCGGTCAAGAAGGCTGGATTGTCGGGAAACCGTCAATTCTGTTGCACACCACCGATGGCGGCGCAACCTGGTCGCGGATTAGGCTGAGTGCTAAACTTCCCGGCGCGCCTTATTCCATCCTCGCCCTCGGCTCGAACAGCGCGGAAATGACCACCGATGTCGGCGCAATCTACAAAACCGAAGATGGCGCAAAAACCTGGCAAGCGCTCGTCCAAGGCGCAGTCGGTGTCGTTCGCAATCTCTCGCGTTCCTCAGAAGGCGGTTACGTCGCCGTGTCCTCGCGCGGGAACTTCTACTCGACTTGGGAACCGGGTCAATTAACCTGGACTCCCCACCAGCGGAACAGTTCGCGACGCTTGCAAAATATGGGTTTCACGCCGGACGGACGGCAGTGGTTAGTCGCTCGGGGCGGCTTGCTCCAATTTACAACCCCAGACAATCTCGAAACCTGGGATGAGGCGAAATATCCCGAACCCGGAAGCAGTTGGGGTTTGCTCGATGTCGCCTATCGCACGCCCGAAGAAATTTGGGCTTCGGGCGGCAGCGGTAACTTGCTCGTCAGTTTGGATGGGGGAACGACCTGGCAGAAAGACCAAGCGGTGGAATCGGTTCCCTCGAATTTGTACAAAATCGTCTTTATTAATCCGCAAAAAGGGTTTATTCTGGGCGATCGCGGCTATCTGCTCGAATACGATCCTCAAGTCGGCGCGCAAGCAGCATCAGCGAGTGCCGCCAACAAAACTTCTTCCTAG
- a CDS encoding photosystem II reaction center protein L — protein MERTPNPNRQPVELNRTSLFLGLLLIFVLGILFASYFFN, from the coding sequence ATGGAGCGGACCCCAAATCCAAACCGCCAGCCCGTCGAATTAAACAGAACATCTCTGTTCTTGGGCTTATTGCTCATTTTCGTTCTGGGTATTTTATTTGCCAGTTACTTCTTTAACTAA
- a CDS encoding NAD-dependent epimerase/dehydratase family protein encodes MKALVIGGDGYCGWATALHLSNRGYEVGILDNLVRRYWDLQLGVETLTPIAPIERRIERWRELTGKSIDLYVGDITDYDFLIKSLRDFEPDAIVHFGEQRSAPYSMIDRDRAVVTQVNNVVGTLNILFAMKEEFPDAHLVKLGTMGEYGTPNIDIEEGYITIEHNGRKDTLPYPKQPGSFYHLSKVHDTHNIQFACKIWGLRATDLNQGVVYGVLTEETGMDELLINRLDYDGVFGTALNRFCIQAAIGHPLTVYGKGGQTRGFLDIRDTVRCMELAIANPAEPGQLRVFNQFTEMFSVGDLAMMVKKASVSLGLDVEVEHLDNPRVELEEHYFNAKNTKLLDLGLQPHYLSDSLLDSLLNFSTKYKDRVDMKQILPKVKWRR; translated from the coding sequence ATGAAAGCTTTAGTTATTGGCGGAGATGGATATTGCGGTTGGGCAACAGCACTGCATTTATCTAACCGAGGTTACGAAGTCGGCATTCTCGATAATTTAGTCAGACGTTATTGGGATCTCCAACTCGGCGTTGAAACCCTGACTCCCATCGCGCCCATCGAGCGCCGCATCGAGCGTTGGCGGGAGTTGACAGGAAAATCGATCGATCTTTATGTGGGCGATATCACCGATTACGATTTTCTGATTAAAAGTCTGCGCGATTTCGAGCCGGACGCGATCGTTCACTTCGGCGAACAGCGTTCCGCACCCTATTCTATGATCGATCGCGATCGCGCCGTTGTCACCCAAGTCAATAACGTCGTGGGTACGCTCAATATCCTCTTCGCGATGAAAGAAGAATTTCCCGACGCGCACTTAGTCAAGTTGGGAACGATGGGAGAATACGGTACGCCGAACATCGATATCGAAGAAGGCTACATCACCATCGAACACAACGGGCGGAAAGATACCCTCCCTTACCCCAAACAACCGGGAAGTTTCTACCATCTCTCCAAAGTTCACGACACCCACAATATCCAGTTTGCTTGCAAAATTTGGGGATTGCGCGCTACGGACTTAAACCAAGGTGTCGTCTATGGCGTTCTCACCGAAGAAACGGGGATGGACGAGTTACTCATCAACCGTCTCGATTACGATGGCGTATTCGGAACGGCGTTGAACCGCTTCTGCATTCAGGCCGCGATCGGACATCCTCTCACCGTCTACGGCAAAGGCGGACAAACGCGCGGCTTCCTCGATATTCGCGATACTGTTCGCTGTATGGAACTCGCCATCGCTAACCCCGCCGAACCCGGACAATTGCGCGTCTTCAACCAATTCACCGAAATGTTTAGCGTCGGCGACTTGGCGATGATGGTGAAAAAAGCGAGCGTTTCCCTCGGTTTGGATGTCGAAGTCGAACATTTAGATAATCCTCGCGTCGAACTCGAAGAACATTACTTCAACGCGAAAAATACCAAACTGCTCGATTTAGGACTCCAACCGCACTATCTCTCCGATTCCTTACTCGATTCGCTGTTGAATTTCAGCACGAAGTATAAGGATCGTGTCGATATGAAGCAAATCCTGCCGAAGGTGAAGTGGCGGCGATAA
- a CDS encoding four-carbon acid sugar kinase family protein: protein MADRPKIIVLDDDPTGSQTVHSCLLLMRWDVETLRLGLRDLAPIFFILTNTRALPPEKAATLTREVCQNLKIAIEAEGIKDFLVVSRSDSTLRGHYPIETDAIAEELGPFDAHFLTPAFFEGGRITRDSIHYLVVNGKETPVHETEFARDSVFGYSTSYLPDYVEEKTKGRIPAPQVERFTLEDIRQGSQERLMGLTNNVCCAVDAEIQSDLDRFAQDLLAAAAEGKRFLFRSAASLLTSLAQLGPQPVAPEAMAEYERTQQPGAVIVGSHVKKTTQQLEQLLKESQVAPIEIDVTRFRDDFTQTAEVRQETLQRVQEAFNAGKTAVIYTSRTELTFDDVQQRLDFGEAVSGLLMEIVQNLPTEISFLISKGGITSNDVLSTGLGLRSVQLLGQILAGCSMVITSDNHPRFPNLPVVLFPGNVGDETGLATVYRRLRP from the coding sequence ATGGCAGATCGCCCTAAAATTATCGTTCTCGACGACGATCCCACCGGATCGCAAACCGTCCACAGTTGCTTGTTGCTGATGCGTTGGGATGTAGAAACGCTGCGCCTCGGACTTCGCGATCTCGCCCCGATTTTCTTCATCCTGACGAATACCCGCGCCCTTCCCCCTGAAAAAGCAGCGACATTAACGCGGGAAGTCTGCCAGAATCTTAAGATTGCGATCGAAGCTGAGGGAATTAAAGATTTCCTCGTTGTCAGCCGCTCTGACTCCACCTTACGCGGTCATTATCCCATCGAAACCGACGCGATCGCCGAAGAATTAGGCCCCTTCGACGCACACTTCCTCACCCCTGCTTTCTTTGAAGGCGGCCGCATTACCCGCGATAGCATCCATTACCTCGTCGTTAACGGTAAAGAAACGCCCGTCCACGAAACCGAATTCGCCCGCGATTCAGTCTTCGGCTACAGCACCAGCTATTTACCCGATTACGTCGAAGAAAAAACAAAAGGACGCATCCCCGCACCTCAAGTCGAACGGTTTACCCTTGAAGACATCCGTCAGGGGAGTCAAGAGCGATTAATGGGCTTGACAAATAACGTTTGTTGTGCAGTAGATGCCGAAATACAGTCAGATTTAGACCGATTCGCGCAAGACTTATTAGCCGCAGCCGCAGAGGGAAAGCGTTTCCTGTTTCGCAGCGCTGCCAGTTTGCTAACCTCCCTCGCCCAACTCGGGCCGCAACCCGTCGCCCCCGAAGCAATGGCAGAGTACGAGCGCACGCAACAACCGGGCGCAGTAATTGTCGGTTCCCACGTCAAAAAGACGACGCAGCAACTCGAGCAATTGCTGAAAGAGTCGCAGGTTGCCCCGATTGAAATCGACGTGACGCGATTTCGCGACGATTTCACCCAGACAGCAGAAGTCCGCCAGGAAACCTTACAACGAGTCCAAGAAGCGTTTAACGCTGGGAAAACGGCGGTTATTTACACCAGTCGTACCGAGTTAACCTTTGACGACGTGCAGCAGCGCCTCGATTTTGGGGAAGCGGTTTCGGGTTTGTTAATGGAAATCGTGCAAAACTTGCCGACGGAGATTAGTTTTTTGATTAGTAAGGGCGGGATTACCTCGAACGACGTGCTGAGTACGGGATTAGGATTGCGCTCGGTGCAATTGTTAGGACAAATCTTAGCAGGTTGCTCGATGGTTATTACTTCGGACAACCATCCGCGCTTTCCCAATTTGCCGGTCGTGCTGTTTCCGGGGAACGTGGGCGATGAAACCGGGTTAGCAACAGTTTATCGGCGGTTGCGTCCTTAA
- a CDS encoding YebC/PmpR family DNA-binding transcriptional regulator codes for MAGHSKWANIKRQKAVVDAKKGKTFTQISRAIIVAARNGVPDPAGNFQLRTAIEKAKAAGIPNDNIDRAIAKGAGTFEAGGVQYEEIRYEGYGPGGVAVLIEALTENRNRTAADLRAAFSKNGGNLGETGCVGWMFEQKGVVSIEGEVNEEELLEASLEAGAESYEIFDDAENPGAEVFVEIASLENLDRALKASGLAVKESELRWIPSNSVEVTEEDQARSLLKLIESLEALDDVQNVTANFEMSEALLMSSARS; via the coding sequence ATGGCAGGACATAGTAAATGGGCGAATATTAAGCGCCAAAAGGCCGTCGTTGATGCGAAAAAAGGGAAGACCTTCACGCAAATCTCGCGCGCGATTATTGTAGCGGCGCGCAATGGCGTTCCCGACCCGGCGGGCAACTTCCAACTGCGGACGGCGATTGAAAAGGCGAAGGCGGCGGGAATTCCTAACGATAACATCGATCGCGCGATCGCCAAAGGTGCGGGAACTTTTGAGGCCGGTGGCGTACAGTACGAAGAGATTCGCTACGAAGGCTACGGACCGGGCGGCGTGGCTGTTTTAATCGAAGCGCTTACGGAAAATCGCAACCGCACGGCGGCAGATCTGCGGGCTGCATTTAGTAAAAATGGCGGCAACTTGGGCGAAACCGGCTGCGTCGGCTGGATGTTCGAGCAAAAAGGAGTCGTCAGCATTGAAGGCGAAGTCAACGAAGAAGAACTCCTCGAAGCATCTTTGGAAGCGGGGGCAGAAAGCTACGAAATTTTTGACGATGCCGAAAATCCCGGCGCGGAAGTGTTTGTTGAAATCGCGAGTTTAGAGAATCTCGATCGCGCTTTAAAAGCAAGCGGTTTAGCCGTTAAAGAGTCAGAATTACGCTGGATTCCCAGCAATAGCGTCGAAGTCACTGAAGAAGACCAAGCGCGATCGCTCTTGAAATTAATCGAGAGTTTAGAAGCCTTAGATGACGTACAAAACGTGACCGCAAACTTTGAGATGTCAGAAGCCTTGCTGATGTCTTCAGCCAGGAGTTAA
- the psbE gene encoding cytochrome b559 subunit alpha gives MSGTTGERPFSDIITSIRYWVIHSITIPMLFVAGWLFVSTGLAYDVFGTPRPDAYFTQDRVEAPVITDRFSSKSQIDSAVQK, from the coding sequence ATGTCAGGTACTACTGGAGAGCGTCCTTTTTCTGATATTATTACTAGCATTCGTTATTGGGTAATTCACAGCATCACGATTCCGATGCTCTTTGTAGCGGGCTGGCTATTTGTGAGTACGGGTCTTGCCTACGATGTGTTTGGCACTCCCCGACCGGATGCCTACTTTACCCAGGATCGCGTCGAAGCACCTGTAATTACGGATCGTTTTTCGAGTAAGTCGCAAATCGACTCAGCCGTACAAAAGTAA
- a CDS encoding aminopeptidase P N-terminal domain-containing protein, whose protein sequence is MTIKPTEYRDRREQLMAKIGKGTAIFRSASLAVMHHDVEYAFRQDSDFYYLTGFNETEAVAVLAPHHPEHRFILFVQPRDAEKETWTGYRVGVERAKEQFGADIVYPIGELEEKLPEYLKNCDRIYYHLGRDKAFNDTIIAHWQRFIAQYPKRGCGPIAIEDTNPIFHPQRQIKSSAEIELIRKATAITCEAHNRAREFAKPGRYEYQVQAEIEHIFRSNGGLGPAYPSIVASGANACILHYIENTRQMQDGDLLLIDAGCCYDYYNGDVTRTFPVSGSFTKQQQILYELVLEAQHQAIARVQPGNPYNDFHDTAVRVLVQGLIDLGLLVGDIEEIIKEKKYKPFYMHGTGHWLGLDVHDAGVYQHGEETWQTLQPGHILTVEPGIYIGPDIKPAEGQPEVPEEWRGIGIRIEDNLLVTEQGHEVLTAAAPK, encoded by the coding sequence GTGACTATCAAACCTACAGAATACCGCGATCGCCGGGAACAATTAATGGCAAAAATCGGCAAAGGAACCGCCATCTTTCGCAGCGCTTCCCTCGCCGTCATGCACCACGATGTCGAATACGCCTTTCGCCAAGACAGCGATTTTTACTACCTGACGGGTTTTAACGAAACCGAAGCCGTCGCCGTCTTAGCGCCCCATCACCCAGAACATCGCTTTATTCTCTTCGTGCAACCGCGAGATGCAGAAAAAGAAACTTGGACGGGCTACCGCGTCGGTGTAGAACGGGCTAAAGAACAGTTTGGCGCGGATATCGTTTATCCGATTGGCGAACTCGAAGAAAAACTCCCCGAATACCTCAAAAATTGCGATCGCATCTACTACCATCTCGGCCGCGATAAAGCCTTCAACGACACCATTATCGCCCATTGGCAGCGCTTCATCGCTCAATATCCCAAACGCGGCTGCGGGCCAATCGCCATCGAAGATACCAACCCCATCTTCCACCCCCAACGGCAAATCAAGAGTAGCGCCGAAATCGAACTGATCCGCAAAGCCACCGCCATTACCTGCGAAGCGCACAATCGCGCCCGCGAGTTCGCCAAACCCGGACGCTATGAATACCAAGTTCAAGCCGAAATCGAGCATATTTTCCGCTCGAACGGCGGACTCGGCCCTGCTTACCCTTCCATCGTCGCTTCCGGTGCCAATGCCTGCATTCTCCACTACATCGAAAATACCCGCCAAATGCAGGACGGCGACTTACTGCTCATCGATGCGGGATGCTGCTACGACTACTATAACGGCGATGTGACTCGTACTTTCCCCGTCAGCGGAAGCTTCACCAAACAACAGCAGATACTCTACGAACTCGTCCTCGAAGCCCAACATCAGGCGATCGCGCGCGTTCAACCGGGCAACCCCTACAACGACTTCCACGATACCGCCGTCCGCGTCCTCGTGCAAGGTCTAATCGACCTCGGCTTGCTTGTCGGCGACATCGAGGAGATTATTAAAGAAAAAAAATATAAACCCTTCTATATGCACGGCACAGGCCATTGGTTGGGTTTAGATGTTCACGATGCTGGAGTGTATCAGCACGGCGAGGAGACTTGGCAAACGCTCCAACCCGGACACATTCTAACCGTCGAACCGGGAATTTACATCGGCCCGGATATCAAACCAGCCGAAGGACAACCGGAAGTTCCCGAAGAATGGCGCGGTATTGGTATCCGCATCGAAGACAACCTCTTAGTCACCGAACAGGGACATGAAGTGCTGACAGCCGCAGCCCCGAAGTAG
- a CDS encoding DUF4342 domain-containing protein gives MAELDRNPDLEPIPPVVDTKPDLEVVESTTTPTIGETRVEEFSINGDSLVSKVKELIQEGNARRIIIKNQEGHTLIEIPLTVGVVGGAIGVLAFPVTAALGAIGAMVARLTLVVEKKVD, from the coding sequence ATGGCAGAACTCGATCGAAATCCAGACCTCGAACCGATTCCCCCAGTGGTCGATACTAAGCCCGATCTCGAAGTCGTCGAGTCAACGACAACGCCCACCATCGGAGAAACGCGTGTCGAAGAATTTAGTATCAATGGCGATAGTTTAGTGAGTAAAGTCAAGGAACTGATTCAAGAAGGGAACGCTCGCCGTATTATTATTAAGAACCAGGAAGGGCATACGCTGATTGAAATTCCGCTGACCGTTGGGGTTGTAGGCGGCGCGATCGGGGTACTCGCCTTTCCCGTAACGGCAGCATTAGGCGCGATCGGTGCAATGGTAGCCCGTTTGACGTTAGTTGTCGAGAAAAAAGTGGACTAA
- a CDS encoding rubredoxin — translation MTEPASEKTLAELAPSRYECLTCGYVYEPSQGDNTSSIAPGTLFEDLPSAWRCPVCGVGRTQFKEIGSKGAPSGFQENLKYGLGVNQMTPGQKNLLIFGGLVIGFLFFMSFYAIH, via the coding sequence ATGACCGAGCCAGCCTCAGAGAAAACCTTAGCCGAGCTAGCGCCTTCGCGCTATGAATGCTTAACCTGCGGCTATGTCTACGAACCGAGTCAAGGGGATAACACCAGTAGTATTGCCCCGGGAACGCTGTTTGAGGATTTACCCTCCGCTTGGCGTTGCCCTGTTTGCGGCGTAGGTCGCACCCAGTTTAAAGAAATCGGCTCGAAGGGCGCTCCTTCTGGCTTTCAGGAAAACCTGAAGTACGGCCTCGGGGTTAACCAAATGACTCCCGGCCAGAAAAATTTGCTCATTTTTGGGGGTTTAGTTATCGGGTTCTTATTTTTCATGAGCTTTTATGCTATCCACTAG
- a CDS encoding pyridoxal-dependent decarboxylase: MENVSGQGALPTKPTQEPCSVYPLVPGIDCQQFQLPAEGLSSEQRQKALEQFYQYLSTQRSHFLGYQLNQQLDYEEDISNYLNFQINNIGDPFESGFLTTNTKVMERAVLDYYASLWNARWPHNRQELESYWGYLLTMGSSEGNLYGLWNARDYLAGKMLLEEPGCEEKAKQASLNGNSRSVQRRLIFQQASVPEKNPNAYAPVAFYSEDTHYSIVKGIRVLNISTFNEIGSGKIDCPLKFPADYPDGFSEQYIDENGWPLEVPSNTEGQIYIPALVKLVECFASQGYPILVNFNYGTTFKGAYDDVEAAGLALMPIFKKYGLDERKIEYSPERYDTRNGFWFHVDAALGGTYMPFIEMACNDKKIDRRGPNFDFRLPFVHSIVASGHQWNGAPWPCGIYMTKVKFQLNPPDKAEYLGSLDTTFAGSRNGFSAMILWDYLAKNSHSAQIEKALRAQKMAEYACDRLQNLERQLTKDLWVDRTSLALAVRFKRPNDRIVFKYSLSCATLYVNGEKRMYAHIFTMPHVTEKLIEELIEDLSQPGAFYEPEEVCQADTESVISEMNA, translated from the coding sequence ATGGAGAATGTTTCAGGGCAGGGAGCGCTGCCAACGAAGCCGACTCAAGAGCCTTGTTCTGTATATCCTCTCGTACCGGGAATTGACTGTCAGCAATTTCAACTGCCAGCAGAAGGGTTAAGCTCCGAGCAGCGCCAGAAGGCGTTAGAGCAATTCTATCAATACTTATCAACTCAGCGATCTCACTTCCTAGGCTACCAACTCAACCAGCAGCTTGACTACGAAGAAGATATTAGTAATTATCTCAACTTTCAGATTAATAATATTGGCGATCCCTTTGAGAGCGGTTTTCTCACTACTAACACCAAAGTTATGGAGCGTGCCGTTCTCGACTACTATGCTTCCTTATGGAACGCTCGCTGGCCTCACAATAGACAAGAGCTTGAGTCTTATTGGGGTTACTTGCTAACAATGGGTTCCTCAGAGGGCAATCTGTACGGGTTGTGGAATGCGCGGGATTATTTAGCGGGAAAAATGCTACTTGAAGAACCGGGCTGCGAAGAAAAGGCAAAACAAGCGAGTCTTAATGGCAATTCGCGATCGGTGCAACGCCGCCTTATCTTTCAGCAGGCTAGCGTCCCCGAAAAAAATCCCAATGCTTACGCGCCTGTCGCTTTTTATTCAGAAGATACTCACTACTCGATTGTTAAAGGAATTCGAGTTCTCAACATTTCAACTTTTAACGAGATCGGTAGCGGAAAAATTGACTGCCCGTTGAAGTTTCCTGCCGATTATCCGGATGGCTTTTCCGAGCAATACATCGACGAAAATGGTTGGCCTCTAGAAGTTCCTTCTAACACAGAGGGTCAAATTTACATTCCCGCACTCGTCAAATTGGTTGAATGCTTTGCAAGTCAGGGCTACCCAATTTTAGTAAATTTCAACTACGGCACGACGTTTAAAGGAGCCTACGATGATGTGGAGGCAGCCGGTCTGGCGCTAATGCCGATTTTCAAGAAATACGGTCTTGACGAGCGGAAAATCGAGTACAGTCCAGAGCGTTATGACACGCGCAACGGCTTTTGGTTTCACGTAGATGCAGCCCTCGGCGGTACATATATGCCTTTTATCGAGATGGCTTGCAATGACAAAAAGATAGACCGACGCGGGCCTAATTTTGATTTTCGCTTGCCCTTCGTCCACTCGATTGTCGCTAGCGGACACCAGTGGAATGGCGCGCCTTGGCCGTGCGGAATTTATATGACCAAGGTCAAGTTTCAATTGAATCCACCCGATAAGGCGGAATATTTAGGTTCTCTCGATACGACTTTCGCGGGTTCTCGCAACGGTTTTTCTGCGATGATTCTCTGGGATTATCTTGCTAAAAATTCCCACTCAGCCCAGATAGAAAAAGCCCTTCGCGCCCAGAAAATGGCAGAATATGCTTGCGATCGCCTCCAGAACCTCGAACGGCAGTTAACAAAGGACTTGTGGGTCGATCGCACTTCCCTAGCCCTTGCCGTGCGCTTCAAACGTCCTAACGATCGCATTGTATTCAAATATTCCCTGTCCTGCGCAACTTTATATGTTAACGGGGAGAAGCGAATGTACGCCCACATTTTTACGATGCCTCACGTTACCGAGAAATTAATCGAGGAACTGATTGAAGATTTAAGTCAACCTGGAGCCTTTTATGAGCCTGAAGAGGTATGCCAAGCAGACACAGAAAGTGTTATATCTGAAATGAACGCTTGA